The sequence GGCAAGTTGCACAACATCACAAATTAGCTAAAGCACTTATTCCAATAATACAAAAGATACTTTGACCTAACCAATTATTGATTAGGTCAAATTAAAAATAGCTAAACTCAACTATAAGCTTGTTATATCATTGCAGCCTACAAGTTAAATAATTGATATCTTCACGATAAAAAAGTACTTGTTCACATATTTTCCGATGATATTCAGTGAGCGTCACGCCATTTTCCCAGCTGCCTCTGTTAATCGCCAACCTAAATTCATTACAAATTGACTGAGGTAAATTCAAAGCCACTTGTTCAAACATAGATTAAGCTACCTTAGATTCATCGGTTATTTCTGTTATATCGGCTTCTATATTAGGCAATGGATTGCGGGAACCAACAGCCTCTTCAATTGAATTAAAGCCATCTTGTTTTAATAATTTAACTAAACCTCTGTTAATTTCACTAATATTTTGTGGGCCATCAAAAATCATAGTTGTGATCATATGTAATAAACTGGCACCTGAAGTAATTTTTTCATAAGCATCTTTTGCAGTAAATACACCACCGACTCCTATGATAGTTATTTTACCTCTAGTACGACGATAAACATGGCGGATCACATTAGTAGAAATACGCTGTAATGGTAATCCACTCATAGCGCCTTTGCCTTTTGGCAATAAACCTTGATTAGAAGGATACTCTTCTGGAATATGCTCTTGATTACAGCCTGGTTTTGCTAAGTTAGTTAAAACAACGCCATCCATTTTATGCTCAATACAACCATCAACTATCACATTAATTTCATCTAATGTCATATCTGCAGCCAGCTTTACATAAATAGGTTTATCCGAAATTGTTCTAATTTTTTCATTAACAGCAAGTAATAATGCATCTAAATTATTTTTATCTACGAAAGGTTCGCCATCTTGAGTGTTTGGGCAACTGATATTTATAGTGAAGTAATCACCTATATCTTTAAATAAAGTTAAGGTTTTAATGTAATCTCGGATAGATTCACTTAAAACAAACTCAGGTGTTACATTTGATTTAGCTGCATTTATACCTACCCGTAATTTACCAAAATTAACATCTTTTAATCGTGATGATATTTTTTCAGCTCCTTGGTTATTTAGGCCATACCATACAACTATCGCTTTAGATTTCACCATTCTAAATAAACGTCTACCTGGATTTCCTGGACACACTTCCCCAGTAAATGAACCTAATTCAGCTAAACCAAACCCTAAAGATGGATATATTTTTGTTAACTCGCCATCTTTATCAAAACCTGCAGAAAGACCAACGGGATTTCTATAACTAATGCCATCAACCCTAGTATTCAACTTTTTATTTTTATAATTAAATAGTAGTGATGTTAGCCATCTTGTAAATGGATTACTTCCAAGAAAAACACCTATTTTCTTCAAGCTATAATGGGCATTTTCAGGCTCCATAAGAAAAATAAGCGGACGCATTATCCGATATAACAAACTTAGTAAAAAGTTGCGTATTCCCACAATAAAACTCATTTATATCTCCTAAAGTTAAATTCAAAACCACAAGCGAATGATAATCGATCTCATTCGTATTAACAACAAGTGTTTTGTTACAAAATTGAAATTAAGCATTAGTATTTTTCAAACAAAATGGTTTTATTTTTTGTTAAACTCAATTAATAAAAATAAAGCAATAATTACAAATAAGGAATGACAGGTGAAGGTGTCTACTAGAGAAAAGCTAAAATTTCAGGCTATGGAGCTTTTTGCAACCCAAGGTTTTTCATCAACCACAGTAGGTGCAATAGAAAAAGCAGCCGGTTTAACAGCACGTTCTGGTGGATTTTATCGTCATTTCCCATCAAAAATGTCGGTTTTAGAGGCGATTGTTGATGAGGCAGAAGTTGAGATACTCGAAGACTTTCAACATAACCTCTCTTTACCTTTAGGTAATGTGAAACAAGAATTGCTGACAATTGGACGCATGATTTTACATATAGGTGAAAAATATCGCCCATTACGTATATTACTCAGAACCGAAGTAGGCACTTTACCAGAGCTTAGAGAAAAAATGAAAGTTTTCAATTCACGCCTAGCTGATGAACATTTGTTTCCTTGGATTGCATCTAATATTAAAAATACATCGTTTAGCAGCAACTGCCCTGATGAAATGATACAAATTGTATTTGGTAGTGTATTTTATTACATGATCAGCTTAGATATAGGTGCAACACCCTATGGCATAGAGCAAAATAAATACTTAGCAACTTGGGCGGATGTTTGGACTAAAAATTTATCTTAAATTTTTACTTTTAAACCTCTAATAATTTAGTTATATCGCCTTACTTTGTAATTAAAAAATGCAAAGTGGTAAGGCGACTATACTAAATAAAAAAGCCCAGAAGGGCCCAGGGACCGTTTTGAAAGAGCTAATTAAATTAGCTCTTTCTAATGGCTAAACAATACAATAAGAAATAAAGTAAGCACAGGTTTTTTTTTATTATTTAGCATTAATATGCAAAAACTTAATTTAAAACAAAAATAACAAATTAAAAAACTCAAATACCGAGTAAAACAGATAATTTATTTAACACTATTAGTTATATCTAATCAGTTGTTTTGTATAAACGGTCTCCAGCATCTCCTAAACCAGGTAATAAATGCCCTTTTTCATTCAAACCTCTCTCCTTG is a genomic window of Pseudoalteromonas sp. '520P1 No. 423' containing:
- a CDS encoding quinone-dependent dihydroorotate dehydrogenase — encoded protein: MSFIVGIRNFLLSLLYRIMRPLIFLMEPENAHYSLKKIGVFLGSNPFTRWLTSLLFNYKNKKLNTRVDGISYRNPVGLSAGFDKDGELTKIYPSLGFGLAELGSFTGEVCPGNPGRRLFRMVKSKAIVVWYGLNNQGAEKISSRLKDVNFGKLRVGINAAKSNVTPEFVLSESIRDYIKTLTLFKDIGDYFTINISCPNTQDGEPFVDKNNLDALLLAVNEKIRTISDKPIYVKLAADMTLDEINVIVDGCIEHKMDGVVLTNLAKPGCNQEHIPEEYPSNQGLLPKGKGAMSGLPLQRISTNVIRHVYRRTRGKITIIGVGGVFTAKDAYEKITSGASLLHMITTMIFDGPQNISEINRGLVKLLKQDGFNSIEEAVGSRNPLPNIEADITEITDESKVA
- a CDS encoding TetR/AcrR family transcriptional regulator encodes the protein MKVSTREKLKFQAMELFATQGFSSTTVGAIEKAAGLTARSGGFYRHFPSKMSVLEAIVDEAEVEILEDFQHNLSLPLGNVKQELLTIGRMILHIGEKYRPLRILLRTEVGTLPELREKMKVFNSRLADEHLFPWIASNIKNTSFSSNCPDEMIQIVFGSVFYYMISLDIGATPYGIEQNKYLATWADVWTKNLS